One window from the genome of Paraclostridium sordellii encodes:
- a CDS encoding phage head completion protein, with translation MELNERIIIQSIKSKGTLEDNEIIDMVSLWANIEDIEEKESVVSEKLTSNISKKVIIRYTPILDSRKNPKISKEFQIKYMGNEYEIKSAITIINKQYIKLNVHSI, from the coding sequence ATGGAGTTAAATGAAAGAATAATAATACAATCAATAAAAAGTAAGGGAACGCTTGAAGATAATGAGATTATAGATATGGTTAGTTTATGGGCTAATATAGAAGATATTGAGGAAAAAGAAAGTGTTGTATCTGAAAAGTTAACATCTAATATCTCAAAAAAAGTAATTATAAGATATACACCTATATTGGATAGTAGAAAAAATCCAAAGATAAGTAAAGAATTTCAAATTAAATACATGGGAAATGAGTATGAAATTAAAAGTGCTATTACCATAATAAATAAGCAATATATAAAATTAAATGTTCATAGTATTTAA
- a CDS encoding phage tail spike protein, translating into MENKKIIKVAIFKPGTPKDKVLTSNGDYILDNIVISCTTKENLITGDYITDLNVFIDEKGLYKEIQEEAILKLKMDYGNEIFEISKVTKGKTNVKAIARQITIQRTLDMWLTDVRPTGKGGQSALNILKNNSIGKKDIEFFSDIDTVNTAYYIDMSLYTALHNCDQSFINRWGGEILRRGYTVTINKRIGSDRGVQIRSGKNLTGFEAKTDIDKVVTRIVAKGFDTIRAKNFIDSPLIKKYSSIKTKEIKYNNVKVKNQNNPEEGFNTLEEAQAELERLAKLEFSQNHIDELRAEYNINYIQLEKTEEYKNFVQAERTYLGDTVNVFEDKHNINIHVRCIEKSYDVKKQKVLSMKLTNTDIKQKSITTTDILAELNSIIKNTENNNVQDIIQSMINSGIKDSYVIPRQNEIVIADNKDLDKAMNVMRLNKNGLAFSQDGYYGTYRYGFMSNGVINASLMTIGILSAISIQNADGSLQIDLAGRDGIEFLKNGVRAIEIAGQVMKFFDWDGVGDPVAEIFSSRLEGNENKPGLMIGNTKEGYISIGYRDENNPKTYYKYMLFDIHNLSGEAPYPIIMNKPVCFDIELVLDREGLNEIYTSIGKDFINKATNYWGVVNKSNGYWRVRNGHGTLELFDAFTGNRYCLISEDETFFGKDGRKYASFEPNFFTLRDSNNLAYLFKSIEGNLVSKLKFFADNGMVVSNDLQVYGNKNCIQKTEKYGDRNFYSVEDCESYLTDRSMHLMTVEKVQHGDKVSYERVILLDNIFKDSVNLNINYTVEIIKQSWGDYRIKEQTKDYFVIESDRPDFTFKYVITAKRKGFEDERNKEVFLDTETYSLHENNSSGAVNTNNDLNINDINNLPNPINNEYWRLYTKNKIVGD; encoded by the coding sequence ATGGAAAATAAAAAGATTATAAAAGTTGCTATATTTAAACCTGGAACTCCAAAAGATAAAGTTCTCACAAGCAATGGTGATTATATATTAGACAACATAGTTATCAGTTGTACTACAAAAGAAAACTTAATTACAGGTGACTATATAACTGATTTAAATGTATTTATAGATGAAAAAGGTCTATATAAAGAAATACAAGAAGAAGCTATTTTAAAATTAAAAATGGATTATGGTAATGAAATATTTGAAATCTCTAAAGTTACAAAAGGTAAAACCAATGTAAAAGCTATAGCTAGACAAATTACTATACAAAGAACTTTAGATATGTGGCTTACTGATGTAAGACCAACGGGTAAAGGCGGTCAAAGTGCATTAAATATTTTAAAAAATAATTCTATTGGAAAGAAAGATATAGAGTTCTTTTCAGATATAGATACTGTAAATACTGCTTATTACATAGATATGAGCTTATATACAGCCTTGCATAATTGTGACCAATCATTTATAAATCGTTGGGGTGGAGAAATCCTTAGAAGAGGATATACAGTAACTATTAATAAAAGAATTGGATCAGATCGTGGAGTTCAAATAAGAAGTGGTAAAAATTTAACTGGGTTTGAAGCAAAAACGGATATAGATAAAGTTGTTACTCGTATAGTTGCAAAAGGGTTTGACACTATTCGTGCTAAAAACTTTATAGATAGCCCTCTTATAAAGAAATATAGCAGCATTAAAACAAAAGAAATTAAGTACAACAATGTAAAAGTAAAAAATCAAAATAACCCTGAAGAAGGATTTAATACACTAGAAGAAGCTCAGGCTGAGCTTGAAAGGTTAGCAAAGTTAGAGTTTTCTCAAAATCATATAGATGAGTTAAGAGCTGAGTACAATATTAATTATATTCAACTTGAAAAAACTGAAGAATATAAAAACTTTGTTCAAGCTGAAAGAACTTACTTAGGGGATACTGTAAATGTATTTGAAGATAAACACAATATAAATATACATGTTCGTTGTATAGAAAAATCTTATGATGTAAAAAAACAAAAAGTTTTATCTATGAAACTTACAAATACAGATATAAAGCAAAAATCTATAACAACAACTGATATATTGGCGGAGCTTAATTCTATAATAAAAAATACTGAAAATAACAATGTTCAAGATATCATTCAAAGTATGATTAATTCAGGTATTAAAGATAGTTATGTTATACCTAGGCAAAATGAGATAGTAATTGCTGATAATAAAGATTTAGACAAAGCTATGAATGTAATGAGACTTAATAAAAATGGTCTTGCCTTTTCACAAGATGGTTACTATGGGACTTATAGATATGGATTTATGTCTAATGGAGTTATTAATGCTAGTTTAATGACTATCGGTATATTAAGTGCTATATCTATACAAAACGCTGATGGAAGCTTACAGATAGATTTAGCCGGTAGAGATGGTATAGAATTTTTAAAAAATGGAGTTAGAGCTATTGAAATAGCTGGACAAGTAATGAAATTTTTCGACTGGGATGGAGTAGGAGATCCTGTTGCAGAAATATTTTCATCAAGATTAGAAGGAAATGAAAATAAACCTGGTTTAATGATAGGTAATACTAAAGAAGGATATATAAGTATAGGATATAGAGATGAAAATAATCCTAAAACATATTATAAATATATGTTATTTGATATACATAATTTAAGTGGTGAAGCTCCATATCCTATTATTATGAATAAACCAGTATGCTTTGATATAGAATTAGTTCTAGATAGGGAAGGATTAAACGAAATATATACATCTATTGGAAAAGATTTTATAAATAAAGCAACTAATTACTGGGGCGTTGTAAATAAATCTAATGGTTATTGGAGAGTTAGAAATGGACATGGAACTTTAGAATTATTTGATGCCTTTACAGGAAATAGATATTGTTTGATTTCAGAGGATGAAACGTTTTTTGGTAAAGATGGACGTAAATATGCTTCATTTGAACCTAACTTTTTCACATTAAGAGATTCAAATAATCTAGCTTATCTTTTCAAAAGCATTGAAGGAAACTTAGTATCTAAATTAAAGTTTTTTGCAGATAATGGAATGGTTGTAAGTAATGATCTTCAAGTCTATGGAAATAAAAACTGTATTCAAAAGACCGAAAAATACGGTGATAGAAACTTCTATAGCGTAGAGGATTGCGAAAGCTATTTAACAGATAGAAGTATGCATTTAATGACTGTTGAAAAAGTACAACATGGCGATAAAGTTTCATATGAAAGAGTTATATTGCTAGATAACATTTTTAAAGATAGTGTTAATCTTAATATAAATTATACAGTTGAAATAATAAAACAATCATGGGGAGACTATCGAATAAAAGAACAAACAAAAGATTATTTTGTAATTGAATCAGATAGACCAGACTTTACATTTAAATATGTTATAACTGCAAAACGTAAAGGTTTTGAAGATGAAAGAAATAAAGAAGTATTTTTAGATACTGAAACATACTCTTTACATGAAAATAATTCAAGTGGTGCTGTAAATACCAACAATGATTTAAATATAAATGATATCAATAATTTACCTAATCCAATTAATAATGAATATTGGAGATTATATACTAAAAATAAGATAGTAGGTGATTAA
- a CDS encoding Rho termination factor N-terminal domain-containing protein codes for MDIITDLNELNVQELKEICKKRGFSGYSNLNKNELIDLINKQKE; via the coding sequence ATGGATATTATTACAGATTTAAACGAATTAAACGTACAAGAACTTAAAGAGATTTGTAAAAAAAGAGGTTTTTCAGGTTACTCTAATTTAAATAAAAATGAGTTAATAGATTTAATAAATAAACAAAAAGAATAG
- a CDS encoding HK97 gp10 family phage protein — MGLNVDFNQVKANLMAIQKNIRNNVIDKSLDAGAEIILEEELKNVPVHVPDKKNRRTGGRLKASLGVDKKSGTELKRSVHIGIINAHEREVVYGYYQEYGFQRGGKAVAGKKWMKKSFNNSVKKANEKIKDVVIKEITAGVKK, encoded by the coding sequence ATGGGATTAAATGTTGATTTCAACCAAGTAAAAGCTAATTTAATGGCTATACAGAAAAATATTAGAAATAATGTAATAGATAAATCTCTTGATGCAGGAGCAGAAATTATTTTAGAAGAAGAATTAAAAAATGTTCCTGTTCATGTTCCAGATAAAAAAAATCGTAGAACTGGTGGAAGATTAAAAGCTAGTTTAGGAGTGGATAAAAAAAGTGGAACAGAATTAAAGAGATCTGTCCATATAGGAATAATTAATGCTCATGAAAGAGAGGTTGTATATGGATATTATCAAGAGTATGGGTTTCAAAGAGGTGGAAAAGCAGTTGCGGGTAAAAAATGGATGAAAAAATCATTTAACAACTCTGTAAAAAAAGCAAATGAAAAAATTAAAGATGTTGTAATTAAAGAAATAACCGCAGGTGTTAAAAAATAG
- a CDS encoding phage tail tape measure protein — MSGKKEEIGELAIALSFESQDANKQISALNKSINRTEKEFKAAGKGIKNFENTYQGLDAKIKKTTKQLEDNNKKLKVQESEHKRVAKAFELSKKKLDEMDGSIDKNSKEWKEQANLVQKNADKLTKLSTDINVTKGNINKLTSELNESKTRFEELGRKTQTLDEKLEQIGTQSELTQSELNKLGSELQQSGGYFENLGNEINKIANDLNTCNQKVDAYQSEINKLDSVLSENKSKHSQLKKEINDLEKELSEAKSKYGENSTEANQLNQKLLSLKDSYNQVETEIEQNNKELSQYKIQLNNVQTEVNQLSNELKQMPFDKVSESLKNTGSNIKSVGQSLTAGVTVPIGAAAGAATKFGVDFDSAMSKLQATSGITDKTSKSFVDLERKAREMGSTTSFSATDAANGLTYLALAGWDVETQIDRIEPVLRAAEAGGMDLARCADLVTDSMSAAGVASEDFSKYLDITAQAQRKSNTSMEEMLEAYTVAGGMFDQLNMPLEKSGALLGVLANRGTKGSEAGNALISVFSNLITETGQAGDALEAMGISLYDSTGKQRDMVDVLKEMAQKLGVTADGTSDLTEQQKQQYAAMVGGKTQFDTLMKLLSGVSGEYDTLEDQLKNSNGALAEMAKIMKDNLGGSIDNMKSSIEGALIEAFKAMEPVLENIIKWITDAAKWFSNLDDSTQQTIVTIGAMAAAVGPLLMGLGQLMIVGGNTVTLLDKLKGGMGKNAVAIGGLKSALGLLASPVGIGAVIVAIGGLIAMIGDNENALLKLQEKFGGFGTVIGGVCEFVSGHVQLTFGNLAIAIMGVFDIIGAIIDGPGGATVNDAFDKMTAKMKLNTEEAMGKMVLTTTRGMSQLRNATDTQLNGTVESMNTIMDAIPRIVDGKYRTASQVLGQQLHNMDFTQLSILQGMNDTTKMMFQGIVQGMSVEQASKKVEQNLKEMAAAGKIDADTMQKDISQAMEQMKQQMDTKTKEGADKVNTNTKNAENQAVQNAKNTKDKVSKEYNETASNIDKSTKDAGNKAKANMDKASKDVGNATNNMANESKKGTGKLASNTDADMKKANKSVQQSATDMYNGSKKSYSKMADVARQEASRMHNGVRDSANAMSLKARQSASEMYRGVTTSTRLMANAAIADWNRIRSVYSQPIHGTIIKTTVLQTISKGPKSITRDIPTISGPYKIPREANLKLRSVNLSNFTMPRIDTSQYLTRGSYYNSNSYNSSFSNVVNNTSNKNLESKLDTLISLMYDVLHKKEEESNKNVSAELRITDETGRYLAEIIAPHGSIIDDYKIDRDPRF, encoded by the coding sequence ATGTCAGGCAAGAAAGAAGAAATAGGCGAATTAGCCATTGCTCTAAGTTTTGAATCTCAAGATGCTAATAAACAGATATCAGCATTAAATAAATCTATAAATAGAACTGAAAAAGAATTTAAAGCAGCTGGGAAAGGTATTAAAAACTTTGAAAATACATATCAAGGTTTAGATGCAAAGATAAAGAAAACTACAAAACAATTAGAAGATAATAATAAAAAGCTAAAAGTTCAAGAAAGTGAACATAAGAGAGTTGCTAAAGCCTTTGAACTTAGTAAGAAAAAATTAGATGAAATGGATGGAAGTATTGATAAAAATTCAAAGGAATGGAAAGAGCAAGCTAACTTAGTACAAAAGAATGCTGATAAATTAACCAAATTATCTACTGATATCAATGTTACAAAAGGCAATATAAATAAATTAACATCTGAACTTAATGAATCTAAAACTAGGTTTGAGGAATTAGGAAGAAAAACTCAAACTTTAGATGAGAAGTTAGAACAAATAGGAACTCAAAGTGAATTAACTCAATCAGAGTTAAATAAGTTAGGCAGTGAACTTCAACAAAGTGGTGGATATTTTGAGAATTTAGGTAATGAAATAAATAAAATAGCAAATGATCTAAACACTTGTAATCAAAAAGTAGATGCTTACCAATCTGAAATAAATAAATTAGATTCTGTATTAAGTGAAAATAAGAGCAAGCATAGCCAATTAAAAAAGGAAATTAATGATCTTGAAAAAGAACTATCAGAAGCTAAAAGTAAATATGGAGAAAATAGCACAGAAGCTAATCAACTAAATCAAAAACTATTAAGCCTTAAAGATAGTTACAACCAAGTTGAAACTGAGATTGAACAAAATAATAAAGAGTTATCTCAATACAAAATACAATTAAATAATGTTCAAACAGAAGTAAATCAATTATCTAATGAACTAAAACAGATGCCTTTTGATAAAGTTTCAGAAAGTTTAAAAAATACTGGTTCTAATATAAAGAGTGTAGGACAGAGTTTAACGGCTGGTGTAACTGTACCTATAGGTGCGGCGGCTGGAGCTGCAACAAAATTCGGTGTTGATTTTGATAGTGCTATGAGTAAGTTACAAGCAACTTCAGGTATAACTGATAAAACTTCTAAGTCATTTGTAGACCTTGAAAGAAAAGCTCGTGAAATGGGTAGTACAACTTCTTTTAGTGCTACAGATGCAGCAAATGGACTTACATATTTAGCCCTTGCAGGTTGGGATGTAGAAACTCAAATAGATAGAATTGAGCCAGTTCTTAGGGCTGCTGAAGCTGGAGGAATGGATTTAGCTAGATGTGCAGATTTAGTTACAGATTCTATGTCTGCCGCTGGAGTTGCATCTGAAGATTTCTCAAAATACTTAGATATAACAGCTCAAGCACAAAGAAAATCTAATACTTCTATGGAGGAAATGCTTGAAGCTTATACCGTAGCTGGAGGAATGTTTGACCAGTTAAATATGCCCCTTGAAAAATCAGGAGCTTTATTAGGAGTATTAGCAAATAGAGGAACTAAAGGTTCAGAAGCTGGAAATGCTCTTATATCAGTATTCTCAAACCTAATAACAGAAACTGGTCAAGCTGGAGACGCTTTAGAAGCTATGGGAATATCTCTTTATGATTCAACAGGAAAACAAAGAGATATGGTTGATGTATTAAAAGAAATGGCTCAGAAACTTGGAGTAACAGCCGATGGAACTTCTGATTTAACAGAACAACAAAAACAACAGTATGCTGCTATGGTCGGAGGAAAAACTCAATTTGATACATTAATGAAGTTATTATCTGGAGTTTCTGGAGAGTATGATACATTAGAAGATCAATTAAAAAACAGTAATGGTGCATTAGCTGAAATGGCTAAAATTATGAAAGATAATCTAGGTGGATCTATAGATAATATGAAATCCTCAATTGAAGGAGCTTTAATTGAAGCTTTTAAAGCTATGGAACCAGTCTTAGAAAATATAATTAAATGGATAACAGATGCAGCTAAATGGTTCTCTAACTTAGATGATTCTACTCAACAAACTATAGTAACTATTGGAGCTATGGCCGCTGCAGTAGGACCTTTACTTATGGGATTAGGTCAACTTATGATAGTTGGAGGAAACACTGTAACTTTACTTGATAAATTAAAAGGCGGTATGGGAAAAAATGCTGTTGCAATTGGTGGACTAAAATCAGCTTTAGGCTTGTTGGCTTCTCCAGTCGGAATAGGTGCTGTTATTGTTGCTATAGGTGGCTTAATTGCTATGATTGGAGATAATGAAAATGCATTACTTAAATTACAGGAAAAGTTTGGTGGATTTGGAACTGTAATTGGAGGAGTATGTGAATTTGTTTCTGGACATGTTCAATTAACTTTTGGAAATTTAGCTATAGCTATAATGGGAGTATTTGATATTATAGGTGCAATAATAGATGGTCCAGGTGGAGCTACTGTAAATGATGCATTTGATAAAATGACTGCCAAAATGAAATTAAATACAGAAGAAGCTATGGGTAAAATGGTCCTTACTACAACTCGTGGAATGAGCCAACTGAGAAATGCTACAGATACACAATTAAATGGAACTGTAGAATCTATGAATACTATAATGGATGCTATTCCTAGAATAGTTGATGGAAAATATAGAACAGCCTCACAAGTTTTAGGTCAACAATTACATAATATGGATTTTACCCAATTGTCTATACTTCAGGGTATGAATGATACAACTAAAATGATGTTCCAAGGAATAGTTCAAGGTATGTCTGTAGAACAAGCATCAAAAAAAGTTGAGCAGAACTTAAAAGAAATGGCTGCTGCAGGAAAAATTGATGCAGATACTATGCAAAAAGATATTAGCCAAGCTATGGAACAAATGAAACAGCAAATGGATACTAAAACCAAAGAGGGAGCAGACAAAGTAAATACAAATACTAAGAATGCTGAAAATCAAGCTGTTCAAAATGCAAAAAATACAAAAGATAAAGTTTCTAAAGAATATAATGAAACAGCATCAAATATTGATAAAAGTACAAAAGATGCTGGAAATAAAGCCAAAGCAAATATGGATAAGGCCTCTAAAGATGTTGGGAATGCCACTAATAATATGGCTAATGAATCTAAAAAAGGAACTGGAAAACTTGCATCTAATACAGATGCTGATATGAAAAAAGCTAATAAATCAGTTCAACAATCAGCTACTGATATGTATAATGGTTCTAAAAAGTCTTATTCTAAAATGGCTGATGTAGCTAGGCAAGAAGCTAGCCGTATGCATAATGGAGTAAGAGACAGTGCTAATGCAATGTCTCTAAAGGCTCGACAAAGTGCTTCTGAAATGTATAGAGGTGTAACTACAAGTACAAGGCTTATGGCTAATGCAGCTATAGCTGACTGGAATAGAATAAGAAGTGTTTACTCACAACCTATACATGGTACAATTATAAAAACAACTGTACTACAAACAATTAGCAAAGGTCCTAAGAGCATTACTAGAGATATTCCTACTATTTCAGGGCCATATAAAATACCTAGAGAAGCTAATTTAAAGTTAAGAAGTGTAAACTTATCTAATTTTACTATGCCTAGAATAGATACATCTCAATACTTAACAAGAGGAAGTTATTATAATTCAAATAGTTATAATAGTTCATTCTCCAATGTAGTTAATAATACTTCTAATAAGAACTTAGAAAGTAAATTAGATACATTAATAAGCCTTATGTATGATGTATTGCATAAAAAAGAAGAGGAAAGCAATAAAAATGTTTCTGCTGAACTTAGAATAACAGATGAGACAGGAAGATATCTAGCTGAAATAATAGCCCCTCATGGCTCAATTATAGATGATTATAAAATAGACAGGGACCCAAGGTTTTAA
- a CDS encoding head-tail connector protein — protein sequence MDKEREIIKSIKFSCRIDEDLDYIVNNKIDKEIEELKNSAEMYLKNSGVKIDYENDLFVLLVKKLVKHWYDYKDNNVSKYNEIPFGITCIINQLQICNRK from the coding sequence ATGGATAAAGAAAGAGAAATAATTAAATCAATAAAATTTTCGTGTAGGATAGATGAGGATTTAGATTATATAGTAAATAATAAAATAGATAAAGAAATAGAAGAATTAAAAAACTCTGCAGAAATGTATCTTAAAAATTCAGGCGTAAAAATTGATTATGAAAATGACTTATTTGTGTTGCTTGTAAAGAAGTTAGTGAAGCATTGGTATGATTATAAAGATAATAATGTTAGTAAATACAATGAAATACCTTTTGGAATAACTTGTATTATAAATCAATTACAAATTTGCAATAGGAAGTGA
- a CDS encoding major tail protein: protein MTNKIKACFGLSNIHFAEFNGSAFETPVRILHAKKVENKFKYENVEEWADNIAVINDYLFGGGEGKLTTLGLSKEERTLLFGNKSVKGGIAVADTDEAPIGAFLFERRLKGGAKRLYVIYACKCSPTDISGDTIEGGKTEYETTEIEYSISACEHEGVNLIYFFIDTNDPTVDQTQITKWYQEVQFPKELEDLLAMKMKQKEYVPEDKSGMIAVSKDSKEDTNDLEKEIKEVKESKPKKSKDDSEKEKLETKE from the coding sequence ATGACTAACAAAATAAAAGCATGTTTTGGTTTATCAAATATACATTTTGCTGAATTTAATGGAAGTGCATTTGAAACACCAGTTAGAATACTTCACGCTAAAAAAGTTGAGAATAAATTCAAATATGAAAACGTAGAAGAATGGGCAGATAATATCGCTGTTATAAATGATTATTTATTTGGTGGTGGAGAAGGTAAATTAACTACTCTTGGATTAAGTAAAGAAGAAAGAACTTTATTATTTGGAAATAAATCTGTAAAAGGTGGAATAGCTGTAGCGGATACAGATGAAGCTCCTATAGGTGCTTTTTTATTTGAAAGAAGATTAAAGGGTGGAGCTAAGAGATTATATGTAATATATGCTTGTAAGTGCTCTCCAACAGATATATCAGGAGATACTATAGAAGGTGGAAAGACTGAATATGAAACAACTGAAATAGAATACTCTATAAGTGCATGTGAACATGAAGGCGTAAATTTAATTTATTTCTTTATAGATACAAATGATCCTACTGTAGATCAAACACAGATTACAAAATGGTATCAAGAAGTTCAATTCCCGAAAGAATTAGAAGATTTGCTTGCTATGAAAATGAAACAAAAAGAATATGTTCCTGAAGATAAATCAGGTATGATAGCAGTTTCAAAAGATAGTAAAGAAGATACAAATGACTTAGAAAAAGAAATAAAGGAAGTAAAAGAAAGTAAACCTAAAAAAAGTAAAGATGATTCAGAAAAAGAAAAATTAGAAACTAAAGAATAA
- a CDS encoding head maturation protease, ClpP-related, with protein sequence MAKVLNLKGVDYKTGQIKDSGRIEIKNQTGNSADLYFYGDIVSESWISEWYEDDMCPSDVKKFLDELENVQNINIHLNSGGGSVFGGLAIYNQLKRYNATITTYIDGLAASIASVIAMAGDKIIMPENAILMIHKPLTWCYGNADEMKKQIEILDTCQKSILSIYMEKTRSGITEDEINNLINESTWLTGEEASKYFNIELEGSVNIDNCISNYFDKYNLPNDKVVKIDKQSNTAFFNNNKIKESNDDLLVMDEATKIMIERIRNL encoded by the coding sequence ATGGCCAAAGTATTAAATCTTAAAGGCGTAGATTATAAAACTGGACAAATTAAAGATTCTGGAAGAATAGAAATAAAAAATCAGACTGGAAATAGTGCTGATTTATATTTTTATGGAGATATTGTATCAGAGTCTTGGATAAGTGAATGGTATGAAGATGACATGTGTCCATCTGATGTAAAAAAGTTTTTAGATGAATTAGAAAATGTTCAAAATATAAATATTCATTTAAACTCTGGAGGAGGCTCCGTATTTGGAGGATTAGCTATATATAACCAGTTAAAAAGATATAATGCAACGATAACTACTTATATAGATGGTTTAGCCGCCAGTATAGCCAGTGTTATAGCTATGGCAGGAGATAAAATAATAATGCCTGAAAATGCTATATTAATGATTCACAAGCCTTTAACATGGTGTTATGGAAATGCAGATGAAATGAAAAAACAAATTGAAATATTAGACACTTGCCAAAAATCTATTTTAAGTATTTATATGGAGAAAACAAGGTCTGGTATAACTGAAGATGAAATAAATAATTTAATAAATGAATCTACATGGTTAACTGGAGAAGAAGCCTCTAAATATTTTAATATAGAATTAGAAGGTTCTGTAAATATAGATAACTGTATATCTAATTATTTTGATAAATATAATTTACCTAATGATAAAGTCGTAAAGATTGATAAACAATCAAATACGGCTTTTTTTAATAACAATAAAATTAAAGAATCAAATGATGATCTTTTAGTAATGGATGAAGCTACAAAAATAATGATAGAAAGAATAAGAAATTTATAA
- a CDS encoding phage major capsid protein, which yields MNRFQLQQMFDGVKAQLKQESEKLSNMYMDSNSTIESRSEQQKVVKDLEERFNGIKKQIEELDNKEAQKMKNKSLGNSENDIKINAKATLIRNVMEGKPVDNTVLNSLGDDSSMGNGGKILPSTMTTELLHEPMVKNQLRGHSALTNITNLEIPRITFSLDDDDFIEDGETAKELATSTDTVAFGRHKFKVFASISETVLRGTNTNLVQTVESALESGLAAKEKKVAFAKSPKSGEEHMSFYSTQNAIKKIEGENKYKAIKKCLADLEDMYSDNAEIFMLRTDYYDIIEMLSNGTTSLYAAQPEQVLGAPVTFCDKAVDPVVGDFSFSHFNYDLDMLYDRDKNVKTGMEDFVLTAWFDHQIKLKSAFRIATVTPS from the coding sequence ATGAATAGATTTCAATTACAACAAATGTTTGATGGAGTTAAGGCACAATTAAAGCAGGAAAGTGAGAAATTATCTAATATGTATATGGATTCTAATTCTACTATTGAATCAAGATCAGAGCAACAAAAAGTAGTAAAAGACTTAGAAGAAAGATTTAATGGAATAAAAAAGCAAATAGAAGAGTTAGATAATAAAGAAGCTCAAAAAATGAAAAATAAATCTTTAGGAAATAGCGAAAATGATATAAAAATAAATGCAAAAGCAACATTAATAAGAAATGTAATGGAAGGTAAACCTGTAGATAATACAGTTTTAAATTCATTAGGTGATGATTCAAGTATGGGTAATGGAGGAAAGATATTACCAAGCACTATGACAACAGAATTATTACATGAGCCTATGGTTAAAAATCAACTAAGAGGACACTCTGCACTTACTAATATAACTAATTTAGAAATACCAAGAATAACATTCTCTTTAGATGATGATGATTTCATAGAAGATGGAGAAACTGCAAAAGAATTAGCTACATCAACAGATACAGTAGCATTTGGAAGACATAAATTTAAAGTATTTGCAAGTATTTCAGAAACTGTTTTAAGAGGGACAAATACTAATTTAGTTCAAACTGTAGAAAGTGCACTTGAAAGTGGACTTGCAGCAAAAGAAAAGAAAGTTGCATTTGCAAAGAGTCCTAAATCGGGAGAAGAGCATATGTCTTTTTATTCAACTCAAAATGCTATAAAGAAAATAGAAGGAGAAAATAAATATAAAGCTATAAAAAAATGTTTAGCAGATTTAGAAGATATGTATAGTGATAATGCTGAAATATTTATGCTTAGAACAGACTACTATGACATAATAGAAATGCTATCAAATGGAACAACTAGCTTATATGCAGCTCAACCAGAACAAGTTTTAGGTGCGCCTGTTACATTCTGTGATAAAGCTGTAGATCCTGTTGTTGGAGACTTTTCATTCTCTCATTTTAACTATGATTTAGACATGTTATATGATAGAGATAAAAATGTTAAAACTGGTATGGAAGATTTCGTTTTAACAGCTTGGTTTGATCATCAGATAAAATTAAAATCTGCATTTAGAATAGCAACAGTGACTCCCAGTTAA